Sequence from the Erythrolamprus reginae isolate rEryReg1 chromosome Z, rEryReg1.hap1, whole genome shotgun sequence genome:
TTGGGAAGAACAAAAGCTCACCGgttggggaattttgggaatttaAGGTCCACacacgtttgcccaggttcgcctggtgcaccagttgtggccctatttggacagggagtcattgctcacagtcactcatgccctcatcaccttgaggttcgactactgcaacgctctctacatggggctacctctgaaaagtgttcagaaacttcagatcgtgcagaacgcagtcgcaagagccatcgtggggcttccaagattcgcccacgtttcttcaacactccgtggcttgcattggctgcggatcagtttctggtcacaattcaaagtgttggtcatagaaacatagatgtctgacggcagaaaaagacctcatggtccatctagtctgcccttatactattttctgtattttatcttaggatggatatatgtttatcccaggtatgtttaaattcagttactgtggatttatctaccacgtctgctggaagtttgttccaaggatctactactctttcagtaaaataatattttctcatgttgcttttgatctttcccccaactaacttcatgacctttaaagccctacaaggcattggaccagagtacctccggaaccgcctgctaccgcacgaatcccagcgaccgataaggtcccacagagttggccttccccgggtcccgtcgattaaacaatgtcgtttggcgggccccaggggaagagccttctctgtggcagccccggccctctggaatcaactccccctggatattagaactgcccccaccctccttgtcttttgtaaactactcaagacccacctatactgccaggcatgggggagttgagacaccttttttttttaaatatactttgttttatgtttggtatgaatgtgctgtttgttttttaaaaatgttagggttttatatggtttttaatattagatttgttccactgctatattgtttttattactgttgtgagccgccccgagtctttggagaagggcggcatacaaatctaataaataaataaataaaagtgaccaaatttgggggggaaaccccagcagTTGAATCCATCTAGGAAAAAACATTATCCCTGCCTAAAACCCTACTTCAGCTGGAATTGTACCCCATAATTTGGGAGTGTCCAATCCTGAACTCGCCCCATCTCTTGTCCCAAGTGTTAAAATCTTGCAGAAAATAAAGTTTTGGCACTGTTGTTTCCTAAAaacgaaaaaaaaaaatctataatatGTAGTTATAGGTGCCTGGAATAGGGAGCATTCTGTTCCAACATATACCCTgaaaaataagtttaaaaaaaacacaaaaaaccccaagaaaaatcCTAACAACCAAAAGCATACAACACCTGTATTTGTTgtagaaaataaaaacacaaatttCCTAGCAGCGACACGTAATTTTTATTATCTTTACTCTTTTATTGATTAGTTACAGAGTCGAACGTTCTCAGGTGTTAAATCTAATGATAATCTCCTCCAATGTTTATTCTCAGCCCCTGCCCGAGCACGTTAATCCTTTTGGCTGACCTCTCTGAGAGTTTACAGaggtagattttatatttaaagtTCGTGGTTTCCATAAGCAAAGTAACTGGGCCAGTCTCGTTTTAGGCACTCGCTTAGGAGGATTAAAGTGGCCATGCCGTTGGATTAGTGACCCAGTTTTACACCTTTATCTCTCATCTATATGCAATTGCTTCTTACTCACCTGCTCCCATCAGCCTGGACAATATGTGCCACCGATTTAACAAAGTAAACAAAACCAACAAATGAGATACGTCTGGGATGAGTTTATGGACTTGCTAACTAATTAGGTCTGCCTTGAATTTCAGATAGGAAGAGTTAGGGGGGGGAGGTTTTCTAGAGGAAGGTAGGAAATCTCACCAAAGCTTTGGTGGTCCGACCCGGCTGgtaaagtagtccttgacttatgacaacaATCAAGCCCAAAAATTCTGTTCCTAAACAAGAGAGTTACTGAGTGAGCGTCCTCCCATTTTTACTGCTTTTTCTTGtcccagtttttaagtgaatcaccacagttgttaaatgattgATCAAcgataaatataaaaatacagatagACTGTACCTATagaagatatataaatataaaaagagagatgatataaatataaagatacagatatatagatgatatataaatataaaattagaCAGATGATAAAGTATCAAAATATCGCTATATAGATTAAATAGTAGATGTGATAtagagataagatagatgatgacaaagaaagagaaagaggaaagaaaagaaagaaggaaggaaagaaggaaagaaggaaaaagaaaattctttattggccaagtagaTGTGATAtagagataagatagatgatgacagaaagagaaagaaaaagaaagaggaaagaaaagaaagaaggaaggaaagaaagaaagaaagaaagaaagaaagaaagaaagaaagaaagaaagaaagagaattctttattggccaagtatgattgggcacacaaggaagtTGTCTCTGATGCATTAGCCCACAGTCCATATAAAAAGCAAGTAATGGGTCACAGGTCATAAAACAGTTCCATAGTATCGcaattaagtgaatctgccttcctcAGTAACTTAACTTGTCAGATGGTTGCAAAATAGGATAATATGACTGGGACACTACAACCTTCCTAAaaatgagtcaattgccaagtgttttaatttttataacGTGACAATGGGAATGCCACAGAGGTTGCGTGAAAAGCACAACCATGGCActgtttttcagtgccgttgtacctttgaacagtcactaaatgatgtcataagtcaaggactcctaGGAGACTCTACACTGGGGAAGGGATGGGAGGAGGTGAAGTAGCCAGGAAGAAtgggaagagaaaatagaaaaggaggagaggatgGAAAGAAGAGGGACCAGGAGGAGCTTGGCtgtttccttgaagacgtttcattaccaaacttaaTAACATCATCAATACTAGGAGGAAGTGGGGTCCacggagaggaggaagaggagaaaatagaaaaggagaagatagaagaagagcaggaagaggaggaggagaatggttGTGGGATCCTAGGTGCTCTTCGAGCTTGGCAGTTTTCCTGCAGACGTTTTATTACCATacttggtaacatcatcaatgctagaaaggACTGGGCTTCATGGAGAGGAGGAAGGGATAGAGAAGGCGAAaataggaaaaggagaagaaaataagaaatataagaaggaaaaaaggagaaatagaagACGGGAAGAAAATAGATGAGAAAATACCACTTTTTTTAATCAATAAGAAAACTCCACTAAGATGTcagaacttcagattgtgtccccttgttcttgtgttcaataggaaagtgaacacaagaataaggggacacaatctgaagttagttgggggaaagatcaaaagcaacgtgagaaaatattatttcactgaaagagtagtagatccttggaccaaacttccagcagacgtggttggtaaatccacagtaactgaatttaaacatgcctgggataaacatatacccattgtaagataaaatacaggaaatagtataagggcagactagatggaccatgaggtctttttctgccgtcagtcttctgtgtttctatgttgagATCAACCTGGCGGGAAGAAACGTTGATTTTTTAAGATGCACAACAGTTTCCAAAGCAAAGAGGCCACTGGtaattcagtttatttattgaattgttCAACTCTGCCCAACATTCGACGGCAACCCCAACAAATCCCAAGCATGTCGGCTAAAACAGGAAAAACGTGCTACAGGAGTGGGTGTATCAAGTCACGCGATGCCAAATAGGGAACGGACAAGCCTATTTTCACCCTGGGTTTTTTCATGTTGTGCTTAAAAGAGTTTTGACATAAAGTTCTCTTACATTTTCTAGGCTTCACAtacaaatatacagtgttcccttgcttttcacgggggatgcgttccgagaccgcccgcgaaagtcgaatttccacgaagtagagatgcggaagtaaatacactgtttttggctatgaacagtaaagCTCTATTTCTGCTGCAACAGCCTCCTATAATTCTCTGCCCtggcaagctccattttcactgacggAGGCACAGTCAgccggtccttcgctgtttccaaggTGGCCCCGCCGGCCGATCTAAGCATCCCACAAGCCAGATCTGGCCCCCAGGCTTTGAATTTGACACCTCTGACCGACACTGACTAACACTGACCGCTGATTTCCTCTTAGATTGACAGGGCTGGACAGAGCTTTTGGGTGAGGGTAGATCAAAAGGGTAGTTTTGCCGTATTCCGGCTTTAAACGTCTAGTCACACGTTTCCTGCTTCaacgggtagtcctcaacttccgGGGACTTGAGCCCAAaagttctgttgctaagtgagacttaTTATTttcgccccattttatgacctttcttaccagagttgttaaatgaatcgttagttgttaaattagtaacacgttgttaagtaaatctgtctACAAGGGTGAAAAACCGGtctgtaaatcacttttttcaatgccgttgtaacttttaacggtcactaaacaagctGTAATTGCACAGAGGAATCTTGCTACATGATTCTGGAAGCAGAACTGAAATCAAGGGGTTTTTTTAGAACTGCCCTGAGGACTAGATGCTTTAAAATCATCCCCATCTTTGACCATTAGCCATATTACATAGTTGGCCTGTAGGAGACTGGGCAAAGAAACACCGACAATGAAACAGCAGATTAAGAAACCGTGCACAATACATAATGCACAGAAGAGAAAGAGGCTCAGATGGGACCAAGGAAAAACAGCAGGAGATTTGAGTTTTCATGCTCCCAAGATTCTGCAAATGCAGCTTTACGATAAAGTAGAATTAGATCAACCTACCTGGTTTATCCAAGACCTGACATGTTGGCTAGAGAAATGCAGGAAGTAGAAACCGCCTACctcttaaatcagtgtttttcaaccagtgtgccgcgagacatggtcaggtgtgccgcgaagaaggaagctcaggttccagtctcgcaactttttgttgagagagtgagtgagaaagagagaaagagagagagaaagagagtgagagagagcgagagaaggcaagagagagagaaagaaagcaagagagagagagaaaaggagagggagagagagagagaaatgagcaaaaaggggaggaaaaaagagaaatgagaaaatgattgagacagagaatgagaggaaagagaaacaaaagagagaagtgactcttgatttaaagcatatgattaaaagcacccaaagaataagagaggaaaaaacccagctctcacctgtttttggaaatggttcaagagtgtgtatacacacatacacacacacacacaagggtggggaggagacagggatggaaaaagagaggagagtatcttagggtgtcattttgtgtcattttggttggtggtgtgccccaggattttgtaaatgtgaaaaatgtgccgcagctcaaaaaaggttgaaaatcactgtcttaaATAACAGGGTCATTGGGCTGAGACTGTAACAGCAATTATACTGTATACATGTGTGTGTTTTTCTACCCAAAACTTTCCTGGAGCCATCTTGTGCATCTTACACAACAAATCTAGCAAATTTAtataatctcttttttttttttggcacaaTTTTTGTTaggtgaagaggaagaggaggagatggtCAATTGCTTGGCAGAATGAAGCCGTCAATATGTATAAACAACAGAAATGAAATTAGTAGGGATTAATTTCTAAATCCACTTGTTTTGAAAGTATCTTAGCAGCTAGAAAGTCGGTGCCTTCTGTATCCCCCCCTCACAACCAGGGCAGAAATTCACAATGACACGGGTTCTATTCCTCCTAGCGCTACGTTCTGCGTTCCTGGAGAACACCCACAAAATTTGTCCTTTGAAttagcacacatacatacatggtgAAACACGCTGCTTTAAGCCCCCAAAGACTGCAAAAAAGCAGGATCCTATGacagcccccctccccaaatatgATTAAGCATGTGAAACCTCCATATTTCACTCGGGTGTCCGGATCTCCAGGTATGTCTACAGGCAGTCCTCGTTTAGCGACCATAATTGTTGACCGCTAAGGGAAGCAATTGCTATGTAAAATCACAACTATGCTTACGATCTTCCTTTCTGCTTTCCTTCGGTTTAGAAACCTGTAAAGGTCACGAACGGAAAACTGgttgccaaaaataaaataaaatactgtttcATTTTCCCCGTGGTTAACTACAAAGGGTCACTAAAAGAGACGGCCGCTAAGCAAGGATGGCCCTCGCTGGCATTCTGAACTTTCCCCAGGCCTGAAATTCCAGTTCTTCTTTCCAAACCTGGGTCACTCCGTCTGAGTTCCATGAAAATTTGGGATGTCGCGACTGTGGATTTTCTGATGTCGCCGGAGGTATTTTTTCAAGCGGAATTGCTTCccgcaaatgaagcatttttggTCTCCCTCGCTCAGGTGCAACTTTTGGTGCTTCACCAGGTACTTCCTCTGCGTGAAAAATTTCCCACATTTGGTACAGTTGCATGGTCCCATTTGCAGGTGGATCATGCGGTGTCTGAAAAGATTCGTCTTTTGGTTGAAGGTTTTCTCGCACTCGGGACACTGGTACGGCGCCTCTCGCGTGTGGATCCTCTGATGTCGGATCAAGTTGGATTTCCGGCTGAAGCTCTTCCCACAGTCGGCGCACTTGAACGGATCGCTCAGGTGCATCCGCTGGTGTCGGAGGAGCTGGCGGTTCATGCGGAAGCTTTCCCCGCACTTGGCGCACTTATACGACCCTTCCATCGTGTGGATTTTATGGTGCCGGGTGAGGTTGGATTTTTGGTTGAATTCCTTGCTGCAAACAGGGCAGGGGAAAATTTTCTCGGCTTTCGGCTCTTCCGGGACGTTGGGGATGTTTCTCTGGGGTTTGGAAAAGCTCCCGTCCTCTTTTATAAAGATGGAGGTAGGGCGCCGTTGGCGGAAAGCGGAGGGCGGCTCAACATTTCCCCCACACTCCGAATCCAGGGGAGGGTTGGCGCTAGATTCCTTTTTGACCTTTTGAGATAGAAACGGGACAGGTTTTTGGCATAGAGCCCACTCATATTCGCGGGGTTCTAAATCTTCCTCTTTGATGCCGATTTGGGATGCGCCCGCTAAGCAACTGGCGTGTATTTCAATATTTTCTGCTTCCTCCTCCGGTTGAAATTCCAGAGGAAAATCAGAATATCTCTTTGGCGAGTGTTTTTGCTCAGCTGTGTCCAGGAACTTTTTCCCACTGAGGTTTTCCAAATGAAGAGCCAGGTCTTCTCCCATAGAAAGATTCCAGTCCGGACTcatctctatttcttttttattctgaATAAGCCAGGAATTTTTAACTCTCTTTGGATTATTTGCACCTTCCCAAAAAGAATCTCTCTCTTCTGATGCCATCTGCCCGAGTTTTGGGCATTTCCTAGGAAAACTCTTTTATTTGTTGTGTGTTGTTTGAAACCAAATTAACCAGTTGATTCCATCACCTGGTGGTATTCTTTTCTCGCCAGGGCCATGCATACAAATGAAATTCCTGAGAAGGAAAGTGTAATGATGGATCAGGTCACACAGATCTATTATTTTCCACACCTGAGCAAGGGTGATTTTTAACATTTCCTCAATATCCTTTTCATCGTGTTTGAAGGATGCAGAGTCCTTTTTGAAACTGACCTTGAACTTAGAGTAAAGGAAGACTCAATGACTCACTTTTCACGATACTTTTTCAATTCTTCCATCAGAGATGCTGGCATGTGTGATACATAGTGAAACAATTTTTCCACGGGAAAATATTTTGATAGATTTGATAAATTATCTCTCAAAGCCAAAAACCTTGTTATATTTGTCACTTGATATGCAATTCTTAATttagtttttttccttttctttcttccttccttctttccctccctctctctcttttgagaAATGAAACAGAGTTTGTGTAAGTTTGTTCAAATGAACCTTTTCTTTCAACTTCAGCTTGGATTTTTTATTGACATGTTCATTCTTCTACTAGGACAGAAGAAACACTGTTGTAATCAATGTAATCATATTTTAATCCTCATGAACTTCTTTGGATATTCTTAGCCTTCACCTGTTTGAtgggagaaaacaaacaaagaaatatatcTTAAGGGGATTGCAAAATATCTGCAGccttttgtttccccccccccatcttattTTAATTCTCCCTCTGCATTTACTTTTGTATAAAATTACATCTGGGGACCAACCCTGGTTATGTCAATGGGATGAAAATAATCAGCCAATTGTTAGTTTATTGGgggatatatttattattttatttattaatcagatttgtatgccgcccctctccgcagactcggggcggctcacagcaatcgccatacaatgtaaacaaatccaatatttaaattaatttcaaaacaccacaagttaaaaccaatcatacacactagcataccatacataaattttataagcctagggggaaggaacatgtcaattcccccatgcctgacgacagaggtgggttttaaggagcttacgaaaggctaggagggtgggggcaactctgatatctggggggagttgattccaaagggtcggggccgccacagagaaggctcttcccctgggtcccgccaaacgacattgtttagttgacgggacccggagaaggccaactctgtgggacctaactggtcgctgggattcgtgcggcagaaggcggtcccggagatattctggtccggtgccatgaagggctttataggtcataaccaacactttgaattgtgaccggaaactgatcggcaaccaatgcagactgcggagtgttggtgtgacatgggcaaatttaggaaagcccatgatagctctcgcagctgcattctgaagtttccgaacacttttcaaaggtagccccatgtagagagcattacagtagtcgagcctcgaggtgatgagggcatgagtgactgtgagcagtgactcccggtccaaatatggccacaactggtgcaccaggcgaacctgggcaaacgcccccctcgccacagctgaaagatgtttctctaatgtgagctgtggatcgaggaggacgcccaagttgcgaaccctctctgagggggttagtgactcccccccagggtgatggacggacagatggaattgtccttgggaggcaaaacccacagcca
This genomic interval carries:
- the LOC139152968 gene encoding zinc finger protein 501-like, whose protein sequence is MASEERDSFWEGANNPKRVKNSWLIQNKKEIEMSPDWNLSMGEDLALHLENLSGKKFLDTAEQKHSPKRYSDFPLEFQPEEEAENIEIHASCLAGASQIGIKEEDLEPREYEWALCQKPVPFLSQKVKKESSANPPLDSECGGNVEPPSAFRQRRPTSIFIKEDGSFSKPQRNIPNVPEEPKAEKIFPCPVCSKEFNQKSNLTRHHKIHTMEGSYKCAKCGESFRMNRQLLRHQRMHLSDPFKCADCGKSFSRKSNLIRHQRIHTREAPYQCPECEKTFNQKTNLFRHRMIHLQMGPCNCTKCGKFFTQRKYLVKHQKLHLSEGDQKCFICGKQFRLKKYLRRHQKIHSRDIPNFHGTQTE